One segment of Solanum lycopersicum chromosome 1, SLM_r2.1 DNA contains the following:
- the LOC101258786 gene encoding serine/arginine-rich splicing factor RS31 isoform X1 → MRPLFVGNIEYDIRQPELERLFSKYGRIERLDMKSGFAFVYFEDERDAADAIRCLDNMPFGYDKRRLSVEWAKGDRVQPRDDSKVSANQRPTRSLFVINFDPIRTRVRDIERHFEPYGKILNVRIRRNFAFVQFENLEDASKALECTHMSEILDRVVSVEYALRDDGERGDRYDSPRRDYIRHGDSPYRRSPSPMYRRGRPSPDYGRPGIPAYDKYNGSSYDRYRSPEYGSYRRFPVRR, encoded by the exons ATGAGGCCTTTATTCGTGGGGAATATCGAGTATGATATACGTCAACCAGAACTGGAGCGATTGTTCTCCAAGTATGGAAGGATCGAGCGTCTTGACATGAAATCTG GCTTTGCGTTTGTCTACTTTGAGGATGAGCGTGATGCAGCTGATGCCATCCGTTGTCTTGATAACATGCCATTTGGGTATGACAAGCGCCGGTTATCAGTAGAATGGGCAAAG GGTGACCGTGTTCAACCTCGTGATGATTCCAAGGTTTCAGCAAACCAAAGACCAACAAGATCTTTGTTTGTCATTAATTTTGACCCTATTCGCACTAGGGTGCGTGACATAGAGAGGCATTTTGAACCGTATGGAAAGATCCTTAATGTTCGAATACGCCGAAATTTTGCGTTTGTGCAATTTGAAAATCTGGAAGATGCCTCAAAAGCCTTGGAGTGTACACACATGAG TGAGATCCTCGACAGAGTTGTTTCTGTAGAGTATGCTTTGAGGGATGATGGTGAGAGGGGTGACAGGTATGATAGCCCTAGAAGAGACTATATCAGGCATGGTGATAGTCCTTACCGAAGGTCACCAAGCCCAATGTATCGCAGGGGTCGACCTAGTCCTGATTATGGTCGCCCTGGTATCCCCGCATATGACAAATACAATGGTTCATCTTATGATCGGTACAGGAGTCCCGAGTATGGAAGTTACCGCAG GTTTCCTGTTCGGAGGTAA
- the LOC101258786 gene encoding serine/arginine-rich splicing factor RS31 isoform X2, producing MILFMQGLSLSLLSSGLHILAGFAFVYFEDERDAADAIRCLDNMPFGYDKRRLSVEWAKGDRVQPRDDSKVSANQRPTRSLFVINFDPIRTRVRDIERHFEPYGKILNVRIRRNFAFVQFENLEDASKALECTHMSEILDRVVSVEYALRDDGERGDRYDSPRRDYIRHGDSPYRRSPSPMYRRGRPSPDYGRPGIPAYDKYNGSSYDRYRSPEYGSYRRFPVRR from the exons atgattTTATTCATGCAAGGCCTCTCTCTCTCCTTACTTTCATCAGGCCTTCACATACTTGCAG GCTTTGCGTTTGTCTACTTTGAGGATGAGCGTGATGCAGCTGATGCCATCCGTTGTCTTGATAACATGCCATTTGGGTATGACAAGCGCCGGTTATCAGTAGAATGGGCAAAG GGTGACCGTGTTCAACCTCGTGATGATTCCAAGGTTTCAGCAAACCAAAGACCAACAAGATCTTTGTTTGTCATTAATTTTGACCCTATTCGCACTAGGGTGCGTGACATAGAGAGGCATTTTGAACCGTATGGAAAGATCCTTAATGTTCGAATACGCCGAAATTTTGCGTTTGTGCAATTTGAAAATCTGGAAGATGCCTCAAAAGCCTTGGAGTGTACACACATGAG TGAGATCCTCGACAGAGTTGTTTCTGTAGAGTATGCTTTGAGGGATGATGGTGAGAGGGGTGACAGGTATGATAGCCCTAGAAGAGACTATATCAGGCATGGTGATAGTCCTTACCGAAGGTCACCAAGCCCAATGTATCGCAGGGGTCGACCTAGTCCTGATTATGGTCGCCCTGGTATCCCCGCATATGACAAATACAATGGTTCATCTTATGATCGGTACAGGAGTCCCGAGTATGGAAGTTACCGCAG GTTTCCTGTTCGGAGGTAA